A window of Echeneis naucrates chromosome 13, fEcheNa1.1, whole genome shotgun sequence contains these coding sequences:
- the LOC115053116 gene encoding retinol-binding protein 2, translating to MPADYNGRWEMVSNENFEDIMKALDIDFATRKIASHLHQTKVIVQNGDKFETKTMSTFRNYEVNFTVGEEFEEHTKGLDNRKVMTLVTWDGDKLVCVQKGEKENRGWKQWIEGDLLHLEITVINKVCRQVFKKAQ from the exons ATGCCTGCTGACTACAATGGACGCTGGGAGATGGTGAGCAATGAGAACTTTGAGGACATCATGAAAGCCCTCG ACATCGACTTTGCCACCAGAAAGATCGCTTCCCATCTGCATCAGACAAAAGTCATCGTCCAGAACGGAGACAAGtttgaaaccaaaacaatgagcacCTTCAGAAACTACGAGGTCAACTTCACGGTGGGGGAGGAGTTTGAGGAGCACACCAAGGGCCTGGACAACCGGAAAGTCATG ACACTAGTGACCTGGGATGGGGATaagctggtgtgtgtgcagaaagggGAGAAGGAAAATCGTGGGTGGAAGCAATGGATCGAGGGAGACCTGCTGCACCTG gaaaTCACCGTGATCAACAAAGTCTGTCGCCAAGTATTCAAGAAGGCACAGTAA